A single Bacillus sp. HMF5848 DNA region contains:
- a CDS encoding recombinase family protein: protein MENLSMAKIKKVAIYSRKSRPDETEDTIKRQLAFLVDKCVENNWEFEVFQEIGSSQSIDEKVRPELNKMLDKVQRYEFDAVVVTDQDRLSRNTVGFSQIKEILTNYGVQVVTSSKIYDYATQEDDLMSDMQSIVAKQEYLNIKKRLVRGKRQSAKEGNWVGGKTPVGYSYDHKSKKLVPDENAPVIKRIFTLYLSGHTSTEIERMFDLEGILTPSGTKWNKARISVILANPVYKGTVIYGKTKVSKTSMKPSGSPRQDKTEESDQIIFEDAHEPIVSPEDWDAVKDIRESRNSKPPSARIGKVIFTGLIKCSLCGRTHSFQRRKGKELRITSCQTRHYNDDGETYTTCKNKGVRLDLFETVFFAQFSQYVDALEEYLDDIKNNMKEDKSNPADEKVALKNNLKRIESSIKKVQQGFIMEIFTEEEAQKQIKQLKAQREHTEAQLKRLESKSNDEKLNELQAVLDRLKSILMGTADLETKEINHLLSSLIDHIEYKRVGDHKAEIEMKIHYKGQSEEQEQTA from the coding sequence ATGGAGAATTTATCAATGGCTAAAATAAAGAAAGTGGCTATATACAGCAGGAAGTCCAGACCTGATGAAACTGAGGATACCATCAAAAGACAGTTAGCTTTTCTTGTAGATAAATGTGTAGAAAATAACTGGGAATTTGAGGTCTTTCAAGAAATAGGCTCATCTCAGAGTATTGATGAAAAGGTCAGACCTGAGCTTAATAAAATGTTAGACAAGGTACAGAGGTATGAGTTTGATGCTGTAGTAGTTACAGATCAAGACAGACTTTCAAGAAATACAGTAGGCTTTTCACAAATTAAAGAAATCCTTACTAACTATGGAGTACAGGTAGTTACCTCATCTAAAATATATGACTATGCTACTCAAGAAGATGACTTAATGTCAGATATGCAGTCTATTGTAGCAAAGCAGGAATACTTAAACATTAAGAAAAGACTGGTAAGGGGAAAAAGGCAGTCTGCTAAGGAAGGAAACTGGGTAGGAGGTAAGACTCCTGTTGGTTACAGCTATGACCATAAATCAAAGAAGTTAGTGCCAGATGAAAATGCACCAGTAATTAAAAGAATCTTTACTCTTTACTTATCAGGTCATACATCTACTGAGATAGAAAGGATGTTTGACTTAGAGGGTATTTTAACTCCATCAGGAACAAAGTGGAATAAGGCAAGAATCTCTGTAATATTGGCTAATCCAGTTTATAAAGGTACTGTTATTTATGGTAAGACAAAAGTATCTAAGACTAGTATGAAACCATCAGGCTCTCCTAGACAGGACAAAACAGAGGAGTCTGACCAGATTATCTTTGAAGATGCACATGAGCCTATTGTATCTCCTGAGGATTGGGATGCAGTAAAGGACATTAGAGAAAGCAGGAACTCTAAGCCTCCAAGTGCTAGGATTGGAAAGGTGATATTTACAGGCTTGATAAAGTGCAGTCTTTGTGGCAGGACTCACAGTTTCCAGAGAAGGAAAGGAAAAGAGCTGAGAATTACATCATGTCAGACCAGACATTACAATGATGATGGAGAGACTTATACTACTTGTAAAAACAAGGGAGTCAGGTTAGACCTCTTTGAGACAGTTTTCTTTGCTCAGTTTTCTCAGTATGTTGATGCTCTTGAGGAGTATCTGGATGATATTAAGAACAACATGAAAGAGGACAAATCTAATCCTGCTGATGAAAAGGTAGCACTTAAAAACAACCTTAAAAGGATTGAATCAAGCATTAAGAAAGTACAGCAGGGCTTTATCATGGAGATATTTACTGAGGAAGAGGCTCAGAAACAGATTAAGCAGTTAAAAGCTCAGAGAGAGCATACAGAGGCTCAGTTAAAGAGATTAGAGAGTAAGTCTAATGATGAGAAGTTAAATGAGCTACAAGCAGTATTGGATAGGTTAAAGAGCATTCTGATGGGGACAGCAGATTTAGAAACCAAAGAAATAAACCATTTACTTTCTAGCCTTATTGACCACATTGAATATAAAAGAGTGGGAGATCATAAGGCAGAAATTGAAATGAAAATACATTATAAAGGTCAATCTGAGGAGCAGGAGCAAACAGCCTAA
- a CDS encoding DUF2663 family protein has product MEHQYVFEEAPNPIVDVMLQKVVKNKKKFDKYELTYDILRICSLVSLGLYVLYILIFIVLPHHSFSGMISAYLNISYQVYALMVIIALFSTMKLYEKKKDKAEKEFHALRCEIIQKGPDLWATIAEWEKRYTLFKKIKDDYDINLFHENK; this is encoded by the coding sequence GTGGAGCATCAATATGTTTTTGAGGAGGCGCCAAATCCAATTGTTGATGTCATGCTTCAAAAGGTAGTGAAAAACAAGAAAAAGTTTGACAAATATGAACTTACATATGATATTTTACGAATATGTTCGCTAGTCAGTTTAGGCCTTTACGTACTATATATTTTAATATTTATTGTCTTACCACATCATTCATTTTCAGGAATGATTTCAGCATATCTTAATATTTCATATCAAGTATATGCTTTGATGGTAATCATAGCTTTGTTTTCTACTATGAAACTATATGAGAAAAAAAAGGATAAAGCAGAAAAAGAATTTCATGCCCTGCGCTGTGAGATTATTCAAAAAGGCCCTGATCTGTGGGCAACGATTGCAGAGTGGGAAAAACGATATACGTTATTTAAGAAAATTAAAGATGATTATGACATCAATTTATTCCATGAAAATAAATAG
- a CDS encoding LysM peptidoglycan-binding domain-containing protein has product MSDKDQAERLRERVELVKGAEQTTELPPRADIHKKKENNKKVKLKVKYPIIRLLLLFFILLPISILAIKYYSSEQNVKTVNEPQLQSDNVYEAVNIDDKRDPKSEPDKEEAATPDVESQDEKTASEEVGQKIETEVSQEEEESTDNITSNQGSENTEAPAENTVKKTDIVYHTVQPKETLFSISMKYFNSKEGIEIIQENNNLKSNEIYVGQRLTIPLNK; this is encoded by the coding sequence ATGAGTGATAAGGATCAAGCTGAACGTTTACGTGAGCGAGTGGAATTAGTTAAGGGTGCTGAACAAACAACAGAGTTACCTCCCAGAGCGGATATTCACAAAAAAAAGGAAAATAATAAAAAAGTTAAATTGAAGGTGAAATACCCAATTATTCGTTTACTATTATTATTTTTTATTCTATTACCAATATCTATTCTTGCGATTAAGTACTATAGTAGTGAGCAGAATGTGAAAACTGTAAATGAGCCACAGTTGCAGTCCGACAATGTCTATGAGGCTGTTAACATTGATGACAAACGTGATCCTAAAAGTGAACCAGATAAGGAAGAAGCGGCAACACCGGATGTCGAATCTCAAGATGAAAAAACAGCTTCAGAAGAAGTTGGACAAAAGATTGAGACAGAAGTGAGTCAAGAAGAAGAGGAAAGTACTGATAATATTACTTCGAATCAAGGATCTGAGAATACGGAAGCTCCAGCAGAAAACACGGTAAAAAAGACGGATATTGTTTATCATACGGTACAACCTAAGGAAACACTATTTAGTATCTCAATGAAATATTTTAATAGTAAGGAAGGCATTGAAATAATTCAAGAAAACAATAATCTTAAGAGCAATGAGATATATGTAGGACAACGTTTAACAATTCCTCTCAATAAATAG
- a CDS encoding CPBP family intramembrane glutamic endopeptidase has translation MSLKHYFYMDMSKLESKGFAFRIRKRSVRMVSKQEEIVKQLTEKQLLFHLYMTQLLLMILALIIGFILFDSWGEFTQLWDLKDVKIITWGASFAFFVIIIDLFIMKFVPKHLYDDGGINEKMFRRLPYGHILIVTMIISVTEEILFRGVLQVHSGIWIASLIFALAHIRYLRKWLLLITVVVLSFMLGVMFEVTNNIIITIFAHFLIDLFFASKIRFDYLQSRRGEKYE, from the coding sequence ATGAGCTTAAAGCATTACTTTTACATGGACATGTCGAAGCTTGAAAGTAAGGGGTTTGCTTTTAGAATACGAAAGAGAAGTGTACGTATGGTTTCTAAACAAGAAGAAATAGTAAAACAGTTAACAGAGAAGCAATTGTTATTTCATTTGTACATGACTCAACTCTTATTAATGATACTCGCATTAATAATTGGATTTATATTATTTGATTCATGGGGAGAATTTACACAGCTATGGGACCTCAAAGATGTTAAAATAATAACATGGGGTGCAAGCTTTGCTTTTTTTGTCATTATTATCGATTTATTCATTATGAAGTTTGTACCCAAACACTTATACGATGATGGTGGCATTAATGAGAAAATGTTTCGCCGTCTACCATACGGTCATATTTTAATTGTTACAATGATTATATCAGTAACTGAGGAAATATTGTTCCGTGGTGTTCTACAAGTACATTCAGGTATTTGGATAGCGAGTCTTATATTTGCGTTAGCACATATTCGTTATTTGCGTAAATGGCTTCTACTTATAACCGTTGTTGTTTTAAGTTTTATGTTAGGTGTTATGTTCGAGGTAACGAACAATATAATAATTACTATTTTTGCTCATTTTTTAATAGATTTGTTTTTTGCATCGAAAATTCGTTTTGATTATTTGCAGTCTCGTAGGGGTGAAAAATATGAGTGA
- a CDS encoding RecQ family ATP-dependent DNA helicase, whose protein sequence is MKILNLEKTLQSHFGLSSFRPLQREIIEAVMHEKDVLAMLPTGAGKSLCYQLPTYLKQGSTLIVSPLVSLMEDQVQQLRMIGEKHVIAFNSFLSYRDKRIATHQLSNYKFIFASPEMLQNSFFINALQQLNITLFVVDEAHCISQWGHDFRPDYLRLGEVRQQLGEPTCLALTASATPRVLDDIKERLCLHNPSSFYTNIDRPNIAMLVEKVDSLDDKITKALSYCRVLEGPGIIYFSSRSWCERFTALLEKDKSVAFYHAGMEHSERKLVQQQFINNQLDVICATSAFGMGVNKNNVRYVIHFHYPYQLESYLQEIGRAGRDGEPSVAITLITKGDEQLASSLIHQDLPNENQLLAVLSEINGNASSQLTKERERIYQIQFQLSETGWRFIRYHLREQHVVDENDIIQLFELDELYQYLVNQIIARQKDKQYKLQAMHEWLFNSSECRRAQLVAYFQGELQSKPKYCCDTCQPIPLDEFSSPSNQKPEWGNWLDELKALLLHGHVEA, encoded by the coding sequence GTGAAAATATTGAATCTAGAAAAAACACTGCAATCTCACTTCGGTCTTAGTTCTTTTAGGCCTTTACAACGTGAGATTATTGAGGCTGTTATGCACGAGAAAGATGTATTAGCAATGTTACCAACCGGAGCAGGGAAAAGCTTATGCTACCAATTACCAACATATTTAAAACAGGGTAGTACATTAATTGTGTCTCCACTTGTTTCATTAATGGAGGATCAAGTACAACAGCTCCGAATGATTGGTGAAAAACATGTGATTGCATTTAATAGTTTTTTAAGCTACAGGGACAAGCGGATTGCTACTCATCAGCTTTCGAATTATAAATTTATTTTTGCTTCACCAGAAATGCTACAAAATTCATTTTTCATTAATGCGTTACAGCAGCTAAACATTACGCTATTCGTTGTAGATGAGGCGCATTGTATTTCGCAATGGGGGCATGATTTTCGACCGGATTACTTGAGACTAGGTGAGGTAAGACAACAGCTAGGGGAGCCGACGTGTCTTGCGTTAACAGCTAGTGCGACACCGCGTGTATTAGATGATATTAAAGAAAGACTTTGTTTGCATAATCCATCTTCGTTCTACACAAATATTGATCGTCCAAATATCGCGATGCTAGTTGAAAAAGTAGACTCACTTGACGATAAAATAACTAAGGCTTTGTCATACTGTCGTGTTTTAGAAGGGCCTGGAATTATATATTTTTCTAGCCGAAGCTGGTGTGAGCGATTCACCGCTTTACTTGAAAAAGATAAATCAGTTGCTTTTTATCATGCAGGGATGGAGCATAGTGAACGAAAGCTAGTACAACAACAGTTCATTAATAATCAGCTCGATGTAATATGTGCAACAAGTGCATTTGGCATGGGTGTTAATAAGAACAACGTTCGTTATGTAATTCATTTTCATTATCCGTATCAACTTGAATCATATTTACAGGAAATCGGAAGAGCTGGTCGAGATGGAGAGCCTAGTGTAGCTATTACACTTATTACAAAAGGTGATGAGCAATTAGCATCTTCATTAATTCATCAAGACTTACCGAACGAAAACCAATTATTAGCAGTTTTGTCCGAGATAAATGGTAATGCATCTTCCCAGTTAACAAAAGAACGGGAACGTATCTATCAAATACAGTTTCAGTTAAGTGAGACCGGATGGAGATTTATACGTTATCATCTCCGAGAGCAGCATGTAGTTGATGAAAACGATATAATACAGCTATTTGAGCTTGATGAGTTATATCAATATTTAGTAAATCAAATTATTGCAAGGCAAAAAGATAAACAATATAAGCTTCAAGCGATGCATGAGTGGTTATTTAATTCTTCAGAGTGTAGACGTGCCCAACTAGTGGCATATTTTCAAGGAGAGCTCCAATCCAAGCCAAAGTATTGTTGTGATACTTGTCAACCTATTCCACTAGATGAGTTTAGTAGTCCATCAAATCAAAAGCCTGAATGGGGTAATTGGCTTGATGAGCTTAAAGCATTACTTTTACATGGACATGTCGAAGCTTGA
- a CDS encoding helix-turn-helix domain-containing protein, producing the protein MRNELLRLILLQCFSAFRGERSTAATYHLLTGKKSSQTIQDASLYKISKYFGVFPSLSRPIFDEYIQSLEKKQFIVETEDNTFILTNMGNHVLQSHKSEFVQIEHINGLDYSKYELPFWKKITLLIQVISYANHKVKQYIPLYDEVEILQWVKGFVQLYPSRSKLAKDLHRELQSCLYKVSNTQATIFTYRLTGHHRVGLTFTQLASEFKYDLTTVELVFKNVLHSIIQTVITNKDEHPILSSLVEKDNEQAPLTKSAQVTFDLLTKGLDYHDIARVRNLKIPTIEDHIVEIAQHVNGFCIDPYISKDRQNYIRETLAHCKTRKLRIIKQALDIEATYFEIRLVLAKSGENIESRKNTAISLRS; encoded by the coding sequence ATGAGAAATGAATTGCTACGTTTAATTTTATTACAATGCTTCTCAGCATTTCGTGGTGAAAGAAGTACTGCGGCGACTTATCATTTATTAACAGGGAAAAAATCGAGTCAAACAATACAAGACGCTTCTTTATATAAAATATCAAAGTATTTTGGCGTGTTTCCATCTTTATCAAGACCTATTTTTGATGAATATATTCAATCATTAGAAAAAAAGCAATTTATTGTAGAAACTGAAGACAACACTTTCATTCTTACTAATATGGGTAATCATGTCTTGCAAAGTCATAAAAGTGAGTTTGTGCAAATAGAACACATAAATGGCTTGGATTACTCTAAATACGAGTTGCCATTTTGGAAAAAGATTACATTGTTGATTCAAGTTATTTCATATGCTAATCATAAAGTTAAACAATATATTCCGCTATATGATGAGGTTGAAATTCTACAGTGGGTAAAAGGGTTTGTTCAACTTTACCCGTCTAGATCAAAGCTTGCGAAAGACCTGCACAGGGAATTGCAATCCTGCTTATATAAAGTAAGTAATACGCAAGCAACAATATTTACGTATAGACTTACAGGTCATCATCGAGTAGGGTTAACATTTACTCAACTTGCATCTGAGTTTAAATATGATCTAACAACTGTTGAATTAGTATTTAAAAACGTTCTTCATAGTATAATACAAACAGTAATTACTAATAAAGACGAGCATCCCATTCTGTCTTCATTAGTGGAAAAAGACAATGAACAAGCACCTTTGACGAAAAGTGCTCAAGTAACATTTGACTTGTTAACTAAAGGATTAGACTATCATGATATTGCCCGTGTTAGGAATTTAAAGATACCTACTATTGAAGATCATATTGTTGAAATTGCACAACACGTTAATGGTTTTTGTATTGATCCGTATATTTCTAAAGATCGACAAAATTACATACGTGAAACACTCGCACATTGTAAGACCCGTAAATTAAGAATTATTAAGCAAGCCTTAGATATTGAAGCAACATATTTTGAAATTAGGTTAGTGTTAGCAAAGAGTGGTGAAAATATTGAATCTAGAAAAAACACTGCAATCTCACTTCGGTCTTAG
- a CDS encoding ferredoxin, with the protein MAKYTIVDKETCIACGACGAAAPDIYDYDDDGIAFVTLDDNQGIVEIPDVLIDDMMDAFEGCPTDSIKVADESFDGDALKFE; encoded by the coding sequence ATGGCAAAATATACAATTGTTGACAAAGAAACGTGCATTGCATGTGGTGCTTGTGGTGCTGCTGCTCCAGACATTTACGATTATGATGATGATGGCATTGCATTCGTAACATTGGACGACAACCAAGGAATTGTTGAAATTCCAGATGTTCTAATAGATGACATGATGGACGCATTTGAAGGCTGTCCAACTGATTCAATTAAAGTGGCTGATGAATCATTTGACGGTGACGCATTAAAATTCGAATAG
- a CDS encoding ECF transporter S component — protein MQTKKLVLIAVLSSVAFLLMMINMPLPFLPAFLKIDGSELPALIAAIMLGPVAGVSVEALKNLLHFIMFGSPTGIPIDQVANFLAGTFFIVPTYFVFKKINSVKGLILGLAVGSVSMAIVMSILNYYAILPLYTALLNMPTMSGEEIRALIVAGIIPFNLIKGLAVSVLFVLIYPKLSSVMRKSSYVDEAA, from the coding sequence ATGCAAACAAAAAAACTTGTTCTAATCGCAGTATTATCAAGTGTGGCATTTTTATTAATGATGATAAACATGCCATTACCATTTTTGCCAGCATTTTTAAAGATTGATGGAAGTGAGTTACCAGCATTAATTGCTGCTATCATGCTTGGACCTGTTGCAGGAGTAAGTGTAGAAGCATTGAAAAACCTGTTGCATTTTATTATGTTTGGTAGCCCAACTGGAATTCCGATTGACCAAGTGGCAAATTTCTTAGCAGGTACATTTTTTATCGTTCCGACTTATTTTGTTTTTAAGAAGATAAATTCTGTAAAAGGGTTAATACTTGGTTTAGCTGTTGGGTCGGTAAGTATGGCTATCGTTATGAGTATTCTAAATTATTATGCCATTTTACCGTTGTATACGGCTTTATTAAACATGCCGACGATGTCTGGTGAAGAAATAAGAGCTTTAATTGTTGCTGGAATAATACCATTCAACCTAATAAAAGGCTTGGCAGTGAGTGTTTTATTTGTATTAATTTACCCTAAATTATCATCTGTCATGAGAAAAAGTAGTTATGTTGATGAAGCCGCATAA
- the serA gene encoding phosphoglycerate dehydrogenase: MFKVLVADSISNDGLRPLLEDDAIEVVQAKVNDVASELASFDGILVRSATTVTAELMKQMTNLKIIARAGVGVDNIDVDTATKNGIIVINAPDGNTISTTEHTFAMMAALMRHIPQANVSVKSKEWQRNLFVGTELYRKTLGIIGFGRIGSELSKRARAFGMKLYVFDPFLTKARAEKLGVLSCSLEELLGNSDIITVHTPLTKDTQGILGYDTLPKTKKGVYIINCARGGIVDEQALITYLENGHIAGAALDVFESEPPTNERLLQFDQVITTPHLGASTKEAQLNVAAQVAEEVKKFVNGQLVSSSINLPSLSKDVFDQIRPYYELARKMGTILSQCMKVPVTEISMTYAGQVSDLDTTYISRSLLAGFLAQRVDVGVNDVNAAVIAKDRGISYGERVTTDTQGYANLLSVTALGENLSFTINATHIPHFGPRVVELNGFDIDFLPEGNLLYIQHTDKPGVIGKVGNILGEHNVNIATMQVGRKAAGGEAIMMLSFDKPLSDDMMHKLSTIDDIVSMSKIEI, translated from the coding sequence ATGTTTAAAGTTTTGGTTGCCGATTCAATTAGTAACGACGGATTAAGGCCTTTACTAGAAGATGACGCTATTGAGGTTGTGCAAGCCAAGGTTAACGATGTTGCATCTGAACTTGCTAGCTTTGATGGGATTCTTGTAAGAAGTGCAACGACTGTGACCGCAGAACTAATGAAACAAATGACAAATTTAAAAATTATCGCAAGAGCAGGCGTTGGAGTTGACAATATCGATGTAGACACTGCGACCAAAAACGGAATTATTGTTATAAATGCTCCTGATGGTAATACAATTTCCACTACTGAACACACATTTGCTATGATGGCAGCGCTAATGCGACACATTCCGCAAGCAAATGTGTCTGTAAAGTCAAAAGAGTGGCAACGAAATTTGTTTGTAGGTACTGAGTTATACCGTAAGACTCTAGGAATTATTGGTTTTGGTCGTATAGGATCTGAACTATCAAAACGGGCCCGTGCTTTTGGTATGAAACTCTATGTTTTTGATCCATTTTTAACAAAAGCAAGAGCTGAGAAGCTTGGTGTGCTTTCTTGCTCACTAGAGGAATTGTTAGGCAACTCTGACATCATCACTGTACATACACCTCTTACGAAAGATACTCAAGGCATATTAGGATACGATACTCTCCCCAAAACTAAAAAAGGAGTATATATTATTAACTGCGCACGTGGAGGCATTGTTGATGAACAGGCTCTCATAACCTATTTAGAAAACGGACATATTGCGGGTGCTGCACTCGATGTATTCGAATCAGAACCACCAACTAATGAGCGATTACTGCAATTTGATCAAGTGATTACTACACCACACTTAGGTGCATCAACGAAAGAGGCACAGTTAAATGTTGCAGCTCAAGTAGCAGAAGAAGTTAAAAAATTTGTTAATGGTCAACTTGTTTCATCATCTATAAACCTACCATCTCTTTCAAAAGATGTATTTGATCAAATAAGACCTTATTACGAGCTCGCTAGAAAAATGGGAACAATTTTATCGCAATGTATGAAGGTTCCTGTAACTGAAATCAGTATGACATATGCCGGTCAAGTATCAGACTTAGATACAACATATATATCTCGTAGTTTGTTAGCTGGATTTTTAGCACAAAGAGTTGATGTTGGGGTCAATGACGTTAATGCAGCTGTGATTGCCAAAGATCGAGGAATATCATATGGTGAAAGAGTAACAACAGACACACAAGGTTATGCAAACTTATTATCCGTTACTGCCTTAGGAGAAAACCTTTCATTCACTATTAACGCAACTCATATACCACATTTTGGTCCTCGTGTAGTGGAGCTTAACGGGTTTGATATTGATTTCTTGCCAGAAGGAAACTTACTGTATATCCAACATACTGACAAACCAGGTGTAATTGGAAAAGTTGGTAACATTCTCGGAGAACATAATGTAAACATTGCTACTATGCAAGTTGGCCGTAAAGCTGCTGGCGGTGAAGCGATTATGATGCTTTCGTTTGATAAACCATTATCAGACGATATGATGCATAAGTTGTCCACCATTGATGATATAGTATCCATGAGCAAAATCGAAATATAA
- a CDS encoding histidinol-phosphatase: protein MLTDYHNHLENGTLTLPWLKEFTNAAEQKGIQEFGISEHAYHFYQTSDILQNGWVNKRRYYDMKDYVQLFREAWNANIPIKMSIEMDYTPGKHKEMESFIKSYDFDYVIGSIHWVDDFGIDLMEYKGEWDKRDIYDTYTKYYDQVITLAESDLFDIIGHIDLVKIFKYIPENEDFLLSQYDRATTALANSKTCVEISTAGIRKPIGRIYPDERLLEMCFKKGIPIVLSSDAHFPRDVGANFDEAVALAKKVGYKTVMTFKKGERKEVELG from the coding sequence ATGTTAACTGATTATCATAACCATTTAGAAAATGGCACTTTAACCTTACCGTGGTTAAAGGAATTTACGAATGCCGCCGAGCAGAAAGGTATTCAAGAATTTGGCATTTCAGAGCATGCTTATCATTTCTATCAAACGAGTGATATTTTGCAAAATGGATGGGTTAATAAAAGACGGTATTACGACATGAAGGATTATGTTCAACTGTTCCGTGAGGCATGGAATGCAAATATACCTATAAAAATGTCTATAGAGATGGATTATACACCAGGTAAGCATAAAGAGATGGAGTCGTTTATTAAATCGTATGATTTCGATTATGTAATAGGTTCTATACATTGGGTTGATGATTTTGGAATCGACTTGATGGAGTATAAAGGCGAATGGGACAAGCGAGACATTTATGATACATACACTAAATATTATGACCAAGTGATTACGTTAGCTGAGTCTGACTTGTTTGATATTATCGGTCATATAGATTTAGTTAAAATATTTAAATATATACCCGAAAATGAGGATTTTTTATTGTCACAGTATGATCGGGCTACAACTGCTTTAGCTAACTCAAAAACATGTGTAGAAATAAGCACTGCTGGGATAAGAAAACCAATAGGTAGAATTTATCCAGATGAGAGATTACTAGAGATGTGCTTTAAAAAAGGTATTCCCATCGTGTTAAGCTCTGATGCCCATTTCCCTCGTGACGTTGGTGCGAACTTTGATGAAGCAGTGGCACTAGCTAAGAAGGTTGGTTACAAAACTGTCATGACTTTTAAAAAAGGAGAACGTAAGGAAGTGGAATTAGGATAG
- a CDS encoding Hsp20 family protein, with amino-acid sequence MKKGQGKKESRLERAVKNMFQANSYSSSSNGYSHSVQHLPENILIEMKLPGIKKEHLSYEYVNGNLRIQIDQRDGPLVTETIFVGDNIDESNIQATFLEGVLSLTLKKLDGQ; translated from the coding sequence ATGAAGAAAGGCCAAGGTAAAAAAGAGTCAAGGTTGGAACGGGCGGTGAAAAACATGTTTCAGGCCAATTCATATTCATCTTCTAGTAATGGCTATTCCCATTCTGTACAGCACTTGCCTGAGAATATATTAATTGAGATGAAATTGCCTGGTATTAAAAAGGAACACTTAAGTTACGAATATGTTAACGGTAATTTGCGTATACAGATTGACCAGCGGGATGGCCCATTAGTCACAGAGACAATATTTGTCGGAGACAATATTGATGAGAGCAATATACAAGCTACTTTTCTAGAAGGTGTTCTATCTTTAACGTTGAAAAAACTTGATGGCCAATAG
- a CDS encoding M23 family metallopeptidase, whose translation MLYTYIRNISCILILGFVIFHSHVFINKVEAASNEEVEVEVNWLWPVYGKITDSFGTRGGNHKGIDIAAPMGTPIRAVAAGTVFKSYYSGTYGHVVFVRHENGMESVYAHLKKRYVSRNDKVEQGQVVGTLGNSGRSSGPHLHFELHKGEWNYAKEHAIDPVVLLRLDRLEAMSKEWQPATYSAGVVAGNSEVISVGNQKPTKIIVQKHDTLSELAVKYDVSIQEIMEWNSLQSAHLIRAGQILYFYPSEQTTTVSKVIKNTY comes from the coding sequence ATGCTATATACATATATAAGGAATATAAGTTGCATCCTCATCTTAGGGTTCGTAATTTTTCACAGTCACGTATTTATAAATAAAGTAGAGGCGGCTTCAAATGAGGAAGTAGAAGTAGAGGTGAATTGGCTTTGGCCTGTCTATGGTAAGATAACAGATTCCTTTGGAACAAGAGGCGGAAATCATAAAGGAATTGATATTGCAGCTCCAATGGGTACACCTATAAGAGCAGTTGCAGCTGGGACAGTCTTCAAATCTTATTATTCGGGAACTTATGGACATGTTGTATTCGTGCGTCATGAAAATGGGATGGAATCAGTTTATGCACATCTTAAAAAGCGTTATGTTTCGCGAAATGATAAAGTTGAGCAAGGTCAAGTGGTAGGAACGTTAGGTAATTCAGGACGTTCGTCTGGACCACATCTTCATTTTGAATTACATAAAGGTGAATGGAACTACGCAAAAGAGCACGCTATCGATCCTGTAGTATTGTTACGTTTAGATAGATTAGAAGCCATGTCAAAAGAATGGCAACCGGCTACTTATTCGGCAGGTGTAGTAGCAGGAAATTCGGAAGTAATTAGCGTAGGAAATCAAAAGCCGACAAAGATTATTGTTCAGAAACACGATACTTTATCAGAGCTTGCAGTTAAATATGACGTATCTATTCAAGAAATTATGGAGTGGAATTCGTTACAATCTGCTCATTTAATTCGTGCTGGCCAAATTTTATATTTTTACCCAAGTGAACAGACAACGACTGTCAGTAAGGTTATTAAAAACACGTATTAA